From a region of the Spelaeicoccus albus genome:
- a CDS encoding carbohydrate kinase family protein, which translates to MAASDNDAEHGARPDFDVFVHGTVFFDLIFTGLESVPPPGVELQASGMGSSPGGIANLATASSRLGLLTSMSAAFGDDVYGDFCWSTLSEQEGVDLSSSRRFEGWHSPVTVSMATRGDRSMVTHSHPPPLTASEMIGTPPRARAVVADLDDGSWTDGESPQWLRHARSQGATVFADIGWDESGEWAPSKLDLLAECDAFLPNAGEAMAYTRTDSPRDALYALADRVPIAVVTNGADGAMAIDSRTGEEAQVPALNVPAIDATGAGDVFVAGIMLGTLGQWPLTDRLAFAALCSALAVQQFGGSLSSPGLAEVLEWWRTLNNDERSNAYVTSLRRRYAFLDGIRLPSKAHARRLAEATFSTHPGSHMTPR; encoded by the coding sequence ATGGCAGCGAGCGACAACGACGCCGAGCACGGCGCACGTCCCGACTTCGACGTGTTCGTTCACGGCACCGTCTTCTTCGATCTCATCTTCACCGGACTCGAATCAGTGCCGCCGCCCGGCGTCGAGCTACAGGCCAGCGGCATGGGCTCCTCCCCCGGCGGCATCGCCAACCTGGCCACCGCATCGAGCCGGCTCGGGCTCTTGACATCCATGTCCGCGGCGTTCGGCGACGACGTCTACGGCGATTTCTGCTGGTCCACCCTTTCCGAGCAGGAAGGCGTCGACCTTTCGAGCTCGCGCCGGTTTGAAGGGTGGCACTCGCCCGTCACGGTGTCGATGGCCACGCGCGGTGACCGGAGCATGGTCACGCACAGCCACCCGCCGCCCCTGACGGCGTCCGAGATGATCGGCACCCCGCCGCGAGCGCGGGCTGTCGTCGCCGATCTGGACGACGGGTCGTGGACGGACGGCGAATCACCGCAGTGGCTGCGGCACGCACGCTCGCAAGGCGCGACAGTGTTCGCCGATATCGGCTGGGACGAAAGCGGCGAATGGGCGCCATCGAAACTCGACCTACTCGCCGAATGCGACGCCTTTCTGCCGAATGCAGGCGAGGCGATGGCCTACACCCGCACCGACTCGCCACGCGACGCGCTGTACGCCCTAGCCGACCGAGTGCCGATCGCGGTCGTCACCAACGGCGCGGACGGCGCAATGGCCATCGATTCGCGCACCGGCGAGGAGGCGCAGGTTCCCGCCCTGAACGTGCCCGCAATCGACGCAACCGGCGCGGGCGACGTCTTCGTCGCCGGGATCATGCTTGGAACGCTCGGCCAATGGCCCTTGACCGACCGCCTCGCGTTTGCGGCACTGTGCTCAGCACTCGCCGTCCAGCAATTCGGCGGATCGCTGTCGAGCCCCGGTCTGGCCGAGGTCCTCGAATGGTGGCGAACGTTAAATAACGACGAACGCTCGAACGCCTACGTGACGTCGCTGCGCCGGCGCTATGCTTTTCTCGACGGCATCCGTTTGCCGAGCAAGGCCCACGCAAGGCGGTTGGCCGAGGCGACTTTTTCTACGCATCCGGGTTCACACATGACGCCGCGGTAG
- a CDS encoding DeoR/GlpR family DNA-binding transcription regulator gives MLQADREAEIVRAVRRSGPVSVDDLSQLLGVSASTVRRDLNRLNGEGTLERIRGGARISDDADNLHPFSSVAVTDKVEKLDVARRAASLVEDGAIVLLDIGTTTASLAEQLRGRRLTVITASLAVYEILRNEAGIELILLGGVVRRSYQSMVGQLTTSALGQVRADITFLGTSGVRANGDVLDSTPSEVPVKCSLMRAAERSVLVADEHKFPGSGAFKVCSLSDVGTLVSNADIPRQTRQYCDEHGVEVL, from the coding sequence GTGTTGCAGGCAGACAGGGAGGCCGAGATCGTCCGGGCCGTGCGCCGTTCCGGCCCGGTGTCGGTCGACGATTTGTCCCAGCTCCTGGGCGTGAGCGCGTCGACTGTGCGACGCGATTTGAACCGTTTGAACGGCGAGGGAACGCTCGAACGCATCCGCGGGGGCGCGCGAATTTCCGACGACGCCGACAATTTGCACCCGTTCTCGTCAGTCGCCGTCACCGACAAAGTAGAGAAGCTCGACGTCGCGCGCCGTGCGGCGTCCTTGGTCGAGGACGGCGCGATCGTCCTGCTGGACATCGGCACAACGACGGCGAGTCTCGCCGAACAACTGCGCGGGCGACGCCTGACGGTGATCACGGCAAGCCTGGCCGTCTATGAGATTTTGCGGAATGAAGCGGGCATCGAACTGATTTTGCTGGGCGGCGTGGTGCGCCGGTCGTACCAGTCGATGGTCGGCCAGTTGACGACGTCGGCGCTGGGCCAAGTGCGCGCCGACATCACCTTTCTCGGCACGAGCGGCGTGCGAGCAAACGGGGACGTACTCGACAGTACGCCGAGTGAAGTGCCGGTGAAATGTTCGCTGATGCGGGCGGCCGAGCGGTCCGTCCTGGTTGCCGACGAGCACAAATTTCCCGGGTCGGGCGCATTCAAGGTCTGCAGTCTGAGCGACGTCGGCACGCTTGTGTCGAACGCCGACATTCCGCGGCAGACTCGCCAGTACTGCGACGAACACGGAGTAGAGGTCCTGTGA
- a CDS encoding 6-phospho-beta-glucosidase encodes MKLTIIGGGGFRVPLIYHALLMDEREPRIDDVTLYDVDRDRLAAIKAVVDQQQAEAPERDGPRVTLSTDLHEAIGGADFIFSAMRVDGLRGRASDEHIALECGVLGQETTGPGGLAYGWRTVPVALRLAEAIAADVPGAQVINFTNPAGMITEAMQSVLGDRVVGICDSPVALIRRAARAVGVDPHETIAGYAGLNHLGWLRSLEHDGTDLLPGLLADNGRLAHIEEARLFGYDWVRLLGALPNEYLYYYYFAREAVGSVRSAEQTRGDFLLQQQTQFYDAVARDPEHALEAWRQSRRERETTYLAELRNPDDEREYEDIAGGGYEDVALEYMAAVMRGEATRMILNVRNGHALPGLPEDAVVEVPCHIAGQGAEPLAVAPLEGHQLGLVQQVKAVDQLTISAARDGDPENMVKAFALHPLVGSVSAARRLAKSYRILNR; translated from the coding sequence GTGAAACTGACAATCATCGGTGGCGGCGGGTTCCGCGTGCCGCTCATTTATCACGCTCTCTTGATGGACGAGCGTGAGCCGCGCATCGACGACGTGACCTTGTACGACGTTGACCGGGATCGTTTGGCCGCCATCAAGGCCGTGGTGGATCAGCAGCAGGCCGAAGCTCCCGAGCGGGACGGGCCACGCGTGACGCTGTCCACCGACTTGCACGAGGCGATCGGCGGAGCCGACTTCATCTTTTCGGCAATGCGGGTCGACGGATTGCGGGGACGTGCGTCCGACGAGCACATTGCGCTGGAATGCGGGGTGCTCGGTCAGGAGACTACCGGCCCCGGAGGGTTGGCGTACGGGTGGCGTACCGTGCCGGTGGCGCTGAGACTTGCGGAAGCGATCGCGGCGGACGTGCCGGGGGCGCAGGTCATCAACTTCACGAATCCGGCCGGCATGATCACCGAGGCGATGCAAAGCGTGTTGGGCGATCGGGTCGTGGGGATCTGCGATTCGCCGGTCGCTTTGATTCGCCGGGCGGCGCGGGCTGTCGGTGTCGACCCGCACGAGACAATTGCCGGGTATGCGGGGCTGAACCATCTCGGCTGGTTGCGCTCGCTCGAACACGACGGCACGGATCTGCTTCCGGGGCTGCTTGCGGACAACGGCCGGTTGGCGCACATCGAGGAAGCGCGGCTGTTCGGATACGACTGGGTCCGACTTCTTGGTGCGCTGCCGAACGAATACCTGTACTACTATTACTTCGCACGGGAAGCCGTCGGGTCCGTGCGGTCGGCGGAGCAAACGCGCGGGGACTTCTTGCTACAGCAGCAGACGCAGTTCTATGACGCGGTGGCGCGAGATCCTGAGCATGCGCTGGAGGCGTGGCGGCAGAGCCGGCGCGAACGGGAGACGACCTATTTGGCCGAGCTGCGCAATCCGGACGACGAGCGCGAGTACGAGGACATCGCCGGCGGCGGGTACGAAGACGTGGCGTTGGAATATATGGCCGCAGTGATGCGCGGCGAGGCTACGCGGATGATCCTCAACGTGCGCAACGGTCACGCACTGCCGGGGCTACCGGAAGACGCCGTGGTGGAGGTGCCGTGCCACATCGCCGGGCAGGGGGCGGAGCCGCTGGCCGTGGCTCCGTTGGAAGGCCACCAGCTCGGACTCGTGCAGCAGGTAAAGGCTGTCGACCAGTTGACGATCTCGGCCGCACGCGATGGTGATCCGGAGAATATGGTGAAGGCCTTCGCGCTGCACCCGCTCGTCGGCTCGGTGTCGGCGGCGCGGAGGCTGGCGAAGTCGTACCGGATTCTTAACAGGTAG
- a CDS encoding type I restriction-modification system subunit M, which yields MSALSGFVWSVADTLRGPYSESEYGSVILPFTVLRRLECVMDPHREVMAEVVAGYEGEQQRRTHLKLKTRTADNPGLSLWTTSDYTLKKALQDPDNLAENLIDYVGGFSTNLDVFKSFDFENIIRTLDSRDRLQQATRHFESIDLSPGSVSNADMGDLFENLIYRFAESANEGAGQFYTPRDVVRLLVDLVYADDADALRGRGTVRSIYDPTVGTGGMLSVADDHLRSFSPDASTALFGQEINKRTYAICKADLLITGQDPTNVRQGDTLTVDRFEDRQFDYVLSNPPFGTDWKAVESDVKAEHARGGQGRFAPGLPAVGDAAMLFLLHVASKMRDVDETGRGGKAGIVLNGSPLFNGGAGSGPSEIRGHMLENDLVEAIVALPNDMFYNTGIATYLWILSNAKPEDRKDTVQLIDATGLGARLRKSIGSKRMEIPDAHRDAVVRAFTGTLSEDDVEVPVKTFHKRDFAYWTVTVERPLQLRFQCTPEAISTVAEQKTLAKIDGLTAALEAFGDDVYLNREKFDKELGRHLGDHGVKLTPAQRKKLWQTVGVHDETADYCRVQSGKNKGDLEPDPALRDTENVPFGWSDYPKTHEACEETVQAYFAAEVKPYVADAWIDWDKTKTGYEIPFTRHFYTYEPPRPLEEIDADLEHVVGEIMEQLRDVEA from the coding sequence GTGTCAGCTCTGTCAGGCTTCGTATGGAGTGTCGCCGACACTCTGCGTGGCCCGTATTCCGAGTCCGAGTACGGCTCTGTCATCCTCCCGTTCACGGTGCTGCGGCGCCTGGAATGTGTCATGGATCCACACCGGGAAGTGATGGCGGAGGTCGTCGCCGGCTACGAGGGGGAACAGCAGCGGCGCACGCACCTGAAGCTGAAGACACGGACGGCCGATAACCCTGGCCTGTCGTTATGGACGACGAGCGACTACACGTTGAAGAAGGCGCTGCAAGACCCCGACAACCTCGCGGAGAACCTCATCGACTACGTCGGCGGGTTCTCGACGAACCTCGACGTGTTCAAGTCCTTCGACTTCGAGAACATCATCCGCACGCTAGACAGCCGCGACCGACTGCAGCAGGCGACCCGACACTTCGAGAGCATCGATCTGTCGCCGGGTTCAGTGTCGAACGCCGACATGGGCGACCTGTTCGAGAACCTCATCTACCGCTTCGCTGAGTCGGCCAACGAGGGCGCAGGCCAGTTCTACACCCCGCGCGACGTCGTTAGGCTCCTGGTCGACCTCGTCTATGCCGATGACGCCGATGCTCTTCGAGGCCGCGGTACGGTCCGATCGATCTACGACCCGACCGTCGGCACCGGAGGTATGCTCAGCGTCGCCGACGATCACCTGCGCAGCTTCAGCCCGGACGCGTCGACGGCGCTGTTCGGACAGGAGATCAACAAGCGCACCTATGCGATCTGCAAGGCCGATCTGCTCATCACCGGCCAGGACCCGACCAACGTCCGTCAGGGCGACACGCTCACCGTCGACCGATTCGAGGACCGCCAGTTCGACTACGTCCTGTCGAACCCGCCCTTTGGGACCGACTGGAAGGCCGTCGAATCGGACGTAAAGGCAGAGCACGCTCGCGGCGGACAGGGGCGCTTCGCGCCCGGGCTTCCTGCGGTCGGTGATGCGGCGATGCTCTTCCTCCTGCACGTCGCCTCGAAGATGCGCGACGTCGACGAGACAGGTCGCGGAGGCAAGGCCGGCATCGTCTTGAACGGTTCGCCGCTGTTCAACGGCGGGGCGGGCTCGGGGCCGTCGGAGATCCGCGGCCACATGCTCGAGAATGATCTCGTCGAGGCGATCGTGGCACTGCCGAACGACATGTTCTACAACACCGGCATCGCGACCTACCTGTGGATCCTGTCGAACGCGAAGCCGGAGGACCGCAAGGACACGGTCCAGCTGATCGATGCGACGGGTCTCGGCGCGAGGCTGCGCAAGTCGATCGGGTCGAAGAGAATGGAGATCCCTGACGCGCACCGCGACGCCGTCGTGCGAGCCTTCACCGGCACCTTGAGCGAGGACGATGTCGAGGTCCCGGTGAAGACGTTTCACAAGCGCGACTTCGCGTACTGGACGGTCACAGTCGAGCGCCCACTGCAGCTGCGGTTCCAGTGCACGCCAGAAGCGATCAGCACCGTGGCGGAGCAGAAGACCCTGGCGAAGATCGACGGCCTCACCGCGGCGCTCGAGGCGTTCGGCGACGACGTCTACCTGAACCGAGAAAAGTTCGACAAGGAGCTCGGTCGCCACCTCGGAGATCACGGCGTGAAGCTCACGCCGGCACAGCGCAAGAAGCTGTGGCAGACGGTCGGCGTCCACGACGAGACGGCCGACTACTGCCGCGTGCAGTCTGGCAAGAATAAGGGCGATCTCGAGCCGGATCCCGCGCTTCGCGACACCGAGAACGTCCCGTTCGGCTGGAGTGATTACCCCAAGACGCACGAGGCGTGCGAGGAGACTGTGCAGGCGTACTTCGCCGCGGAAGTGAAGCCGTACGTTGCCGATGCGTGGATTGACTGGGACAAGACGAAGACCGGGTACGAAATTCCGTTCACGCGCCACTTCTACACGTATGAGCCGCCCCGGCCACTCGAAGAGATCGACGCCGACCTGGAGCACGTCGTCGGCGAGATCATGGAGCAGTTGCGGGACGTGGAAGCATGA